Below is a window of Deltaproteobacteria bacterium HGW-Deltaproteobacteria-6 DNA.
AGCCGATGAATATTGCTTTTCTGGGGCCTACGGCTTCTTTCAGCCATCTGGCGGCGCGTCTGCATTTTGGCATGTCCAGCCGTTTTTGGCCGCAGCCGGGTATTTCCCGCGTGTTTGACGAAGTGGAAAAAGGCGCTGTGGAATGGGGGGTCGTTCCGGTGGAAAATTCGCTGGAAGGGTCGGTCAATGTGACGCTGGACCGGTTGATTCTGACGCCCCTGAAAATTCAGGCCGAGATGTATCTGCGCATCAGCCAGTGCCTGATTTCTTCCGCTAAAAGTCTGAAAGGCATCAAAAATGTCTACTCGCATCCGCAGGGGCTGGCGCAATGCCAGGCGTGGCTTCGCGCCAACCTGCCCAACGCCGTGTCAGGCGAGATGGAAAGCACGGCGGCGGCCGCGCAGATGGTGCGCGGAAAAAAGACGGCCGCGGCGATCGGGAGCGCGCTTGCGGCGTCAACCTACGGGCTGAACATGCTGGCGGAAGGCATTGAAGACAATCCCTCCAATACCACAAGGTTTCTGGTGATCGGCCATGGGGAAGGGACGCCCACGGGAGATGATAAGACATCGATTATTTTTGCCACACCGGATTTTCCGGGATCGCTGCACAGCGCGCTGGCTTCTTTTGCCAAACGAAAAATCAATCTGGCCAAGATTGAATCGCATCCCGTGAAAGAAAGGTTGTGGGAGTATCTTTTCTTTGTGGATATGATCGGACACATACGGGACAAAGAGGTTAAAGCCTGTCTGAAAGAACTGAAAGATAAAACGATATATTTGAAAATACTGGGATCGTATCCCCGGGCAAAGGACGGCTTATGATTTGCATACCCATCACGGATGCGACGGGTCGGGAAGCGCTTCGAACCGTTGAAAGATGCGCACTGGCTGCCGACGCCATCGAACTGCGCATGGATTTGATTGCTGACGGCGATCTGGCGCAATTGATGGCCGTCGCCCGCGGCCTGTCCGCCCGCATCAAAATCATTGTCACCTGCCGCAGGAAGGAAGAATCCCTCCTGCCGCCGTCGACGGATCAAGCCGTTCACAAAGAGCTGACCAAAACGGCCAAAATGCAACTGCTCAAGCAGGCCATCTTGCTTGGTGCGGATTTTATTGATATTGAACTGGCCTCCGGGGAAAAGGCGATCAAACAACTGCAAGCTATTTGCCGCAGACAAAAAAGCCTGACAAGGGTGATTGTTTCCTGGCATGATATTTCCAAAACCCCGCCGCTTAAAAAATTAAAGGAAATATTTCAGGCGTGCGCCGGAACCGGCGCCGACATTGTGAAGATCGTTCCTTACGCCCGGAAGATGTCGGACAACCTGAAAGTGCTGAGCCTGATTGCTCATGCCAAGGCACAGCATCGCAATATCATTGCCATGTGCATGGGCGATGAGGGAAAAATCAGCCGCGTCATGGCGCCGCTCTGGGGAAGTTATCTGGGTTTTGCCGTTTTGCCGGGCAGCAAAAAATCGGCGCCCGGCCAGTTGACGCTGAGCGTGATGAGGGAATTCCAGAGTTTGCAGAAACAAAATAAACACCTGGCCCAGCCGTGGTTTTTACCGCCCGGCGCGCCAAACTTTGTTCTTCTGGGCAATCCCGTCGGGCACAGCCTGTCGCCGCTCATGCATAACAAGGCTTTGGAGGCGATGCAGATCGACGGGCATTACAGCGCGTTTTGCGTGAGTGATCTGGCTGCGGCGATGGCCGGAATCCGGGGGATGAATATTCGCGGCGCGTCCGTCACGATTCCGTTTAAGACGGCGGTGATGGAATATCTCGACGAGATCGATCCGGATGCCGTGGCTCTGGGCGCCGTCAATACAATTGTGAATGAACGGGGGCGGCTTGCCGGTTACAACACGGATTGGCTGGGGTTGATGCAGGCGCTGAAAAACAAAATCAGCATAGCGGGGAAAACCTTTGTGATCATCGGCGCGGGCGGCACGGCGCGGGCGGCGGTTTATGGCGTGATTAAAGAAGGCGGTCGGCCGGTTATTGTTAATCGCAGCCTGGACAAAGGGAAGGCCCTTGCCGGCCGGTTTGATTGTCCGTTTTATCCGCTTTCAGATATTGGCCGGATCAAAGCCTCCGTGCTGATCAATACCACCTCCGTGGGGATGTATCCGCAGATCCACCAGTCACCGGTCGCTGCGGCGATCCTGGCCAATTACCGGGTTGTGGCCGATGTGATCTACAATCCCCTGAAAACAAAATTGCTTCGCGATGCCGAGGCGCAGGGTTGCAGGATTATTCCCGGCCTGGAGATGTTTATCAATCAGGGCGCGGAACAATTAAAATTATGGACGCGAAGAGAAGCCCCTCTGGCTCTGATGAAAAAACTCGTCCGGGAAAGGTTGGAGAAGCTTGAAGTCTGAGATAGTCATCAAGGAGCCGGCGGGGACGGTTGAAGTGCCCGGTTCCAAAAGTTTAACGCAAAGAGCCTTGATTGTGGCCGCGCTGGCCGAAGGAGAATCCCTGCTTTGCCGTCCGCTGATTGCGGAAGATACCCGGCATTTGATGGCGGGTTTAACGCAGTTAGGCGCGCAAATTGAACCCGTTGCCTATGGCCTCAAGGTTATCGGCACGGGCGGAGCGATCTCCAATCCATGCCGTGAAATATTTCTGGGATATAACGGTACGGCGCTGCGCTTTCTGACCGCGCTGGTCTGTCTGGGACGGGGGTCTTATGTGCTGACCGGCGAAGAGCGGTTGCGCCAGCGGCCGGTCGGACCCCTGGTGTCGGCGCTGCAAAGCATGGGGGTTGCGATTTCCTGTCAGGATAATTGTCCGCCGGTGAAGGTGGCGGCCAACGGCCTCAAAGGCGGAAGGATTACGCTTGCCGATATTGAAAGCTCCCAATATGTTTCCGCGCTGCTTTTGTGCGGACCCTATACCGCCAAGGGGATTGAACTTTCGCTTACGGGGAACGTCGTTTCCGCTCCATACATTGATTTGACAATCGCTGTGATGAATGATTTTGGCGCAAAAATTATCCGGACGGATAATCGCCACTACATGGTCGGCACACAACACATTTATACGGGTCGATCCTATGATGTGGAAGGGGATGCCTCCAGCGCCTCTTATTTTTTCCTGGCTGCCGCGCTTTTGAAGAAGACCATTCGCGTTTCCGGCGTTAAAAGGAAAAGCGCCCAGGGGGATATCCGGCTGCTCGATATTCTGGAAAAACTCGGCTGCCGGATTGGAAGCGGCGAAACCTGGGTCGAAGTGTCCGCGCCAGATGAACTGGCCGCGGGCGATATGACTTTTGATATGGGCGACATGCCGGATATGGTGCCGACCTTAGGCATTCTTGCGGCTTTCCGCAAGGGCCGGACAATGATTGTGAACGTTGCGCATTTAAGAATCAAGGAAAGCAATCGTCTGGCGGCGATGGCGGCCGAACTGAATCGGATCGGCATTGTCGCTTCAGAACTGCCGGATGGTTTGATGATTGAGGGCGGAAAGGCTCGGCCTGCCGCGATCGAAACCTATAATGACCACCGGATTGCCATGAGTTTTGCCGTGGCCGGACTGTGCACCCCGGGCATTGAAATTACCGATAAGAAGTGCGTGGATAAATCCTTCCCCGGTTTCTGGAAGGAGCTTGCAAAGATATGAAGGTCATCCTCATCGGATATCGGGCAACCGGCAAGTCAACCGCAGGGGCGCTTTTGTCCAAAAAACTCAGAATTCCGTTTGTGGACACCGACCGGTTGATTGAAGATGCGGCGGGCATGCCGATCAAAGACATCGTTGCGCAGGAAGGCTGGGAAAAATTCCGCGAAAGAGAAACAGCAGCCGTGGCGTCTCTCGGCGCGCAGAAGGTTTGTGTTGTAGCCACAGGCGGCGGTGTTGTTACGGCCTCGCAGAACAGGGACTTATTAAAAAAAATGGGAGTTCTGGTGTGGTTGAAAGCGCCCCTTGCCGACATTGTTGAACGCCTGGAACGCGATGCGGGAAATGAACAGCTGCGGCCACAGCTTACCTCCGAAAACCTTGTTGCGGAGACGCTCGCCGTGCTGAAAGAACGCCTGCCCGTCTATGAATCGATTGCCGATATTACGGTGGACACGCAAGGGCAAAGTGTTGTACGGGTGGCGGACAGCATTTATCAGCACCTGCTGGAAGCAGGTCATGTATTCGAAATCAACAAATTAAAAAATAAACAGAAGAAGAAATCTTAACAGGAGAGCATATGGCGGGAAATACTTCAGGCTGCGTGTTTCGCGTGACGACATGGGGAGAGTCGCACGGTGCGGCGCTTGGCGCGGTGATCGATGGATGTCCGGCCGGAATGGACCTGGCTGAGGACGATATTCAACAGGCGCTGGATCGGCGCAGACCTTCATCCGGTGCGGCTTCAACATCGCGCAGCGAACAAGACAAGGTGGAAATCCTGTCCGGCGTCTTTGAAGGAAAAACAACCGGCACGCCGATTGCGCTTCTGATCCGCAATACCGATGCCCGCTCATCGAATTACCATGACCTGAAAGATGTTTTCCGCCCGGGACACGGCGATTTTACCTACTTTAAAAAATACGGCATCCGCGACTGGCGTGGAGGGGGCCGCGCATCGGGCCGGGAAACCGCCGCCCGCGTTGCTGCGGGAGCCGTCGCCCGAAAATTGATTGCCGCCGCCGGTATGGAAGTGATCGCGTTCACCAGAAGCATCGGCGGGATTGAGATTGATCCCGCGGCCGTTGCGCAGAACCGGGATTTAAAGGCAAAAGTACTGCAAAGCGCCCTGTATTGTCCTGATCCTCTGGCGGCAGCGTCTATGGAAGAGAAACTGGCAGCCGTCCGCAAGGAAGGCGACACGCTGGGCGGTGTGGTGGAGATTATTGTCCGGGGGTGTCCCGCGGGGCTGGGTGAACCGGTGTTCGATAAGATGGATGCGGATCTGGCGGCAGCCCTGATGAGCATTGGGACGGTGAAGGCCGTGGAAATAGGCGAGGGTTGCGCGGCGGCTTTCAAAAAAGGCTCCGAAATCAACGATCCGATGGATGCCGAAGGTTTTGCCAAAAATTCCGCCGGCGGCATCCTGGCCGGCATTACAACCGGTCAGGACATTGTTGTCCGGGTTTACTGCAAGCCGATTCCGTCAATTGCCCTGCCGCAGCAGACACGCGACATGGAAGGCCGGGAGCGGTCCATTGAAATACAGGGGCGTCACGATATCTGCGTCGTTCCGCGGATTGTGCCGGTGTGCGAAGCCATGGTCAGCCTTGTGCTTGCCGACCACTGGCTGCGGCAGAAAGCGCAAACCCGATGAAAAAAATTACCGTAGGCATTATCGGCGGAACAAACGGCATGGGGCGCTGGCTTGCCGATCTGCTGGCCGGGGAAGGCTGCACTGTTCACGTAACCGGAAGAAAAACGGTCATGACGGCCAAGGATGCGGCAAACGTTTGCGATGTCGTGGTGGTATCCGTGCCGATCGCGGCGACGGCCGGCGTGATTGCGGAGGTCGGTCCGCTGTTGAAAAAGAGCCAGTTATTGATGGATTTAACGTCGCTGAAAAAAGAGCCGGTGGCGTTGATGCTCGCGCATTCCGACGCCTGCGTGGTCGGCTGCCACCCGCTGTTCGGTCCGTCCATTTCGTCGGCTGCGGGGCATAACATTGTTTTGTCCCGGGGGCGGGGTGATGCCTGGTACGACTGGATTAAAAATATCTTTACAAAAACCGGCTATACGATTCTGGAAAGAACGCCTGCCGAGCATGACCGGATGATGTCTGTTGTACAGGCGCTCAATCATCTCAATACCATTGCCCTGGGGCTGGCGATCGCCGAAACAGGAATTCCAATGGCCGAGATCAGTCAATTTGCAACGCCCGTTTTTAAGGCCAAAATGGATATTGTCAAAAAAGTATTCACGGAAAGCCCTGAACTTTACGCCGATATTATTGCCCGGAATCCTGACCGGGATAACGTGCTGAAAACCTGCGAACAGGTTGTTCGGGATATCCGCTCAACGCTTAAGGCGGGGGACGGCGCGGAATTGAAGATCGCCATGGAAGCCGCCGCGAAAAAATTGTTCTGATCCTGTCTTCAAATTCTCTCGCTGACATCCGGCATGACCATGTCGAGGATAACCGGATCGATTGAGGTTTTGAGGTTCCTCCAGTTGATGTGATTATCTCTTGTTACACCTACAACTGTTTCCTGGAATCCAGTTTTCGGAATTGATGATTACCATTTGAAATGATGTCGTTTAAAGGGAATTTCTAAACAACATAATGAAGAACCTATCGGTCTCCCTTGGATTTCATGCTCATCCACGTCGTGGCAACTATTGTTACCAAATTGGAGATGGTTTCCAAAAGGCGTTGCTGTTCAGGGAAAAGATCTTTAGAATTATATAAGATTCCGATAACTCCAACAGTCCCCTCAAGATATTTCATGGGGATAAAATAGAATTTATTATCTGAGTAGGTATGTGTTCCTGCACCGGAAACCTCCCCATTGGCGAATGTCCAGTTCGCAGCAGCATTATCTTGTTCGGTAAGTTCGAGATCTACACTGCTTTTGGCACAAACCTTCAGAGTGCCGTCATCTTCCCGAAAAAAAACAAGAGACGGGACATCCAAAATCATTTTTGCGTATCTTAAAGTAAGCTGTCCCAATTGGTTGAATACAGCTGTTCGCAGAGAAAACGTGATGTTTTGGACTGTATACGTTTGTTCGATAGGGATAAGTGCCAGTAAATCTCTGCTCATGTCTTCGATCAGGTATACGCGATTCAGTCTGTCTTTCAGGAATATATTCTGACGGGTAACAATATTTATGAGATATGAAATAAGAATAGCGCAGGTGAAATAGACGATGACATTATAGACATCCTGTGGATTTGAAATATGAAGAGTATAGTATGGTTTGACAAAAACAAAGTCGAATATAAGGAAACCGGCAGTAAAAGATAATACCGAGGCCCAGGTTCCAAAATAAATTGCTCCTGCAATCGCGGGGACAAGATAAACAAAAATCAGAGAAGACGGCTGAATGAATTGTTCCAGGAATATATTCAGAATGGTAGTGAGAGTCAACATTACCAGAACGACTAGAAATCGCCTTGTTTTTTTAATTGTTTCTTTGTTAAAGCCTTTACCTCTGCTGAAAAAAGGCTCTAAATTAAAACCTTCATCTATTTTGTTCATGAGCATTTACCTCCTTTCAATCAACTGTCTTATTTATTTTATAAAGATTAAACCCTGATCGGCATAATGACCGATTCAATTCCATCCCATTGTAAGCGTCTTTGAATAGCGTAAGCTGTCTCATTATGCAGTGCCCTTTGATAAAAATGTTCCTGATGGAAAATTAATTTTCCTGTGAAAACCATGGATTTTGGAAATTCTTTCGCTAACGACTGGCACACCTGAGTGGCTGTTTCGACCACATCCGTTCCGGCATCCATCCTGTATTCTGCCGGCATGCCGAAGGAGCGGACAAGTTCTACATATTTTTTTAAGCCGTTTTCAACCGCAATTCTGAGTTGTTCCATTTCTGCAGATCCTTTGAATGCGGCCTGATCTACTTCTGCGATCGAAACAAAAATAAAGTTTTTATAGAAATGCGGAAATTTACGGTTAATTGAAAAAAATGTATGCAGGCCGAATCCGTTGAACCCGCTCACAAGAATGATTGCCGTGGGTTCTTTTGGATTCAGTGGTTCGTTGTTGTATTTTTTGCCGGGATGGATTTTCTGCAAAATATTTTCCAGCTTTCGCGCTTCGCCACGAACGTTAAGATAATGCTTATTAATCAAATAGCATGAAGTGATTAAAATAGATGTTATAACTAATGTTATCCAACCGCCTTCACCAAATTTCTCGTAGAGAATGACACAGAGTATTATCATACAAAGAATAAACCCGATTACATGAATAATTATGTGTCTCTTCCAATTTCTATCTTTTTCTCTGTCGCGAAGGAAAAAACGTATCATCCCAAACTCGGATAAGGAAAATGTCAAGAACACGTTAATGGAATACATGACTATAAGAGCAGATATAGAACCGTTTGTATAGAAGAGCAGAATGACGGATGCGATGCCCATTAATACAATGCCGTTTTGCATGGTGAGCCGTTCGGAAAGCATGGCGAAGCGATGAGGAAGCCAGAAATCGGTCGCCATGTTGGCCATAACTCTCGGCCCGTCAACAAATCCGGCTTGGGCGGCAACCAGGAGCAAGGCGCCTTCGGAGAAAATTGTTACAAGAACTATCCATGATGATAAAGGCCAGTTGCGGAATACTTCGTCCGCCAGAATTGCATTTAAAGTTCTACCTTCAACTGGTTTTACTTGAAGAAGAGCATAACAAATCAGCAAGCCGGTTGCGGTAAAAGCAAGCGATACCGCCATGTAAAGCATAGTTCGCCTGCCCGTTTGCACACGCGGTTCCCTCATGATCTGTATGCCATTGGAGACGGCTTCTATTCCGGTATACGTTCCGCCACCCAATGAGAAAGCCCGCAAAAAAATAGCCAGTATGCCGATAAAACCGATTGTTCCGATGTCCTGTTTGAAACTGCTGTTAAATTGACTCAATACCAACCCAAATTGATCAGCGTGATGTGCTATGCCAAAGACAATGAGAAGAATATGAGTTAAGATAAAAACAATAAAAATAGGAGCGAGGGCTATAACGGACTCCTTCACACCCCGCAGATTCATAATGACAAGCATCAGAATGAGAAATACAACAAAGATGAGTTTGTATTTTTGATAAGCTATCGGCAAAAAACTGAAGATGGCATCGCCGCAGGCAACTAGAGAAACGGTAATTGTCAGCATGTAGTCTATGATCAAAGCACTGCCTGATACTACGCCGGCGCTTTTGCTGATAGTTTTTGTGGATACTATGTATCCTCCTCCACCTTGTGGGAAATGTTCGATGATGCGCGAATACGCATAAGCAATGATAAAAACAGTAAATGCCATGGCTATACCAAGGAGAAGCGCTATGTAAGTATGACTACCCAGCGTCCTAAATGCTTCTTCCGGTCCGTATGCTGAAGATGATAAACCATCGGCGCCTAAGCCAATCCACGCAAGTATGGGAATGAGGGATAATTTGTGAAAAAGAGATGGTTCATTTACATTACGCGGTTCTCCAACAAGTTTATGCCACAACCTGTGCTTCAAGCTTTTTTCATGCACTGAATCGAATGTATCCACGATTAATGGACCTCCTCGATTATATAAATAAAGGATATAGGTCGGTATTCGTAGTCGGTTTTTTTGTGAGAATTATAGGGCTTGATAAATGTAAATTGGGAGCGGGCAATGGGTGAATTGAATTCTTCACCAGTTGCAAACGCAGAGAATCGTCGCAATAGCAATACATCCGTTGAAAGAAGAATAAACATCTTCTTTGTCCCTTCCATATGCCGACGAGGTTAGCTGACGGGCTCGGACTTGGAAGTATCCTATTCCTTGGAAATTCGCCCCAAAATTCTGGTTCCCCCGTATCTATCCTACTGGTAGATTTAGGCATCAATACATGTGTTTAAGCTTAGTCTCTTTATAATAACTGTCAAGGGGAATTTATGATACATTTTTGTCCGTTTTTACGATAATATCTTTGTCAAGCTAAATGTCGATGTTTGTTCTTATATTGAATTGTGTTTATGCAAATTGAAATTTTAGCATTTAAGCCGAGGAAAAAAAATAAGGGCTTCAGGAGCGACATCAACCGGATGAATGGCTATTAAAGAATAGGAGGCGGCTGTACAGTAGAAAATTTCCTTTTTGATTTTTGAAGGAGTTGGTGTATTTAAATTAACCAGCAGGGCGACAGCCAAAAAGGAGAACATGGACCTGATGGAGAAAAAAATAATTCAAGTTGCCGATATGATCGCGAAGGCAAAGCGTGTCGTTGTTTTTACCGGCGCGGGCATCAGTACGGAATCCGGCATTCCGGATTTCCGCGGTCCCGGCGGACTCTGGACAAAATATGATCCCGATGACTTCACGATTGATAAATTTCTGGGGTCCCACGCGACGCGAAAAAAAATGTGGCAGCGTCTGCGTGAAGGCGGCTTGATGGAAGACGCCAATCCCAATGCGGCGCATTACGCCATTGTTGAACTGGAAAAGACGGGCAAGCTGAGCGCGCTGGTTACGCAGAATGTCGACAATCTGCATCAAAAGGCGGGAAGCTCCCCCGCGCTCATCCGCGAACTTCACGGCAACATGCAGAGGCTGGTTTGCCTGAACTGCGGTGAGCTTTATCCCATCACCCTTGTCAAGGAGCGGTATGCCGATTCCGATAATGTTCCGACCTGCGAATACTGCCGGGGTATTCTCAAACCCGACGTTATTTTCTTTGGAGAGGCTCTGCCGCAGCGGACGCTGGCGCAGGCCATGCAGGAAGCCTCGGAATGCGATGTGATGCTGGTGATCGGTTCCTCGCTGGTTGTTTATCCGGCGGCTTACATTCCGGTTCAGGCCAAACAGGCGGGCGCAAAACTGGTGATCATCAACAAAGGCCCGACTGAACAGGATCATCATGCCGATGTGCGCATCGACGCGGCAGCCGGTGCGACGATGACGAAGATATTAAATAGGCTGAAGACCGAAGGCTGAAGGCTGGAGGTCAATTTGAAAGGTGCGAAACGCACCATCATGCCTTAGAAGGGCGGCATCCAGAAAAGAATAAAAAGGCCGAAGGCTCACAAAATGGATCTTCAGCCTTCAGTCTTCAGCCTGTATCCTAGAGGTTTTTTATGTGCCTGATCCTTTTTGCCTATAATGTTCATCCCTCATACCGCTTGATTCTGGCGGCCAACCGTGACGAATTTTATGATCGGCCGTCAACCCCCGCTGATTTCTGGACGAAAAATCCTCAGGTGCTGGCGGGAATTGATCTGAAAGAAAAAGGCACGTGGCTGGGCGTCACCCGTGAGGGGAAATTTGCGGCCATTACCAATTACCGCGATCCGGCCTCTTGGAAAGATCAGGCGCCTTCCCGCGGCAAACTGGTCAGCCGCTACCTGACAGGATCATCCGCTGCGGACAAGTATTTACAGAAAATAGCCCCGCAGGCGCAGAACTATAACGGCTTTAATATGCTGCTGGGAGATGCAAACGAACTGTTTGTCTATTCCAACCGGGGAGAGCTCCAAAAACTTTCCGCCGGCATCTACGGGTTGAGCAACCGCCTGCTCGATACACCCTGGCCGAAAGTAAGGCGGGGCACAAAACTGCTGAAAGCGGCGCTTCCGCAAAAAGGAGCAAGGCTGGAAGAAGCGTTATTCGCCGTGCTTACGGATTGTCATGTTCCGCAGGACGCTCACCTGCCGGACACGGGTGTGGATCTGGAATGGGAAAGGATATTGTCTCCGATCTTCATCGCCAGCCCCGTTTACGGTACGCGCTCTTCGACCATTCTGCTGATCGGGAAAAACAGAAGGATAAAGTTTGTGGAAAAAGTATATAACGGCAAACCGGAGCCCTGGGTGACCAGCCGGTTTACATTTTTGCAGGAGCAGCAAAAGAAATGACTTTGGAGAGCGCCAGAATTTATCCTGATGTGCCGCGCACCGGCGTCGGGGCGATGGTCTTCAAGGATAATAAAATCCTTCTGGTGAAGCGGGGCGTTGAGCCTAACAGAGGCCGGTGGGCTATTCCCGGAGGAATGTTAAAACTTGGGGAGACCATGCGCGAATGCGCGGCCCGGGAAATTCTGGAAGAGACGGGCGTAACGGTGGCAGTAGGCGATTGTATTTATGTGACGGATCTGATCGAGCGCGATGAAGCTGGAAAAATCAAGTTTCATTTTGTCGTGGTGGATTTTACCGCGCTGTATGTGGCAGGCGAGCCGAAAGGCGCGGACGATGCCCAGGAGGCAGGCTGGTTCGCGCCCGTTGACCTCGACGGTCTTCAGGTTTCGCCGATTACCCTGAAGGCCCTGCATTCGATTGGATTTCTGATATAATCCCGCTGTTGCGGGACGAGCGTTAATTCGCCGCAGCTTGCTGCGATATAAACACGTTCATTTCACACTTCGACAGCTTGCTGCGAGGTGGTTAATAGAATTCATCAGGAGGATGATATGAAGGTTGTTTATTCCGAGGAGTATAAGCAGGTTTATTCGTATGATCCCGCCTCCAATCCCGGGAGAATTGAATCCATAGAATTCGCACTGGCGGGACGCGTGGATTATATTGAACCGCAGCCGGCAACGGAAGAGGATATCGCGGCGGTGCATACCCCGAGGCATATTGCGGAAATCCGGCATGAAGGCGTTTATGAGATTGCCGCGCTGGCCGCGGGCGGTGCCATTAAAGCCGCCGAGATCGGCCTTTCCGAGCCCTGCTTCGCCGTGATCCGGCCGCCCGGCCATCATGCCTCCGCCGATACCGCCTGGGGTTTTTGTTACTTCAACAATATGGCCATTGCTTTGACCAGACTTAAAAAGCGGGATAAAATCAAAAAAGCGTTTATCCTGGATTTTGATCTGCACGTGGGTGACGGCAATATCAACATCCTGGGCACGACGGGGTTTGTAACGATTCTGAATCCCGGAAGCTCCGACCGCAATGAATATTTGAAAACCGTGACCAATGCTCTTGCCAAAACGGACGCGGATATGATTGCCGTTTCGGCAGGTTTTGACAATCATGAGGCGGACTGGGGGGGGCTGCTCCTGACGGAGGATTACACCTATATGGGAAAGCTTGTCCGGGACACCGCCCTCGCCAACAAAGGCGGCTGTTTCGGCATCCTGGAGGGCGGCTACAATCACGCCGTTCTGGGCAAAAACGTCCTGGCGTTTATTGAAGGATTGAGCGGCTGACATCACCGGGTAAATGATGATATCCGTGCATGCTGTTTGTCACGTCGACCCCCGCATGAGCAGGGTGATGCTCCGGGAGACCTTACAGCGGCGTTTTTTTTGTTTTCAGCCTGGCGATTTCCGAAAGCAGCCCGGAGCGGTCAAAATAGACTTCATTGCGGCGAATCTTGCCTTCACCGTTTAATTGGACGAAGCAAACCCCGACCACATCCAGTGTTAAAGGTCCCACCGGAATTTTTGCCAGCCATTTGTTTAAAAAACCGTCTTCCATCGGAATGCCTTCAATCTGTGTCCAGATCCAATTGGGATTTACGGCCAGCAGTTTGCGAAAGTATGCCAGCAATTCCGCTTTTCCTTTTACCCCTCCGGGAATGCCCGGATCAAGGTAAATGGCATCATCGGAATAAAAACTTGCCAGCAGTTCGGGATTATTGCCCGACCAGGCCGGCAGCCATTTTTCGGCAAACTGTCCGGCTTCCAGAGCAGTGAGGTATTTCATAAAGCACACGCCACCTTTCTTTAAACTTTAAATTTTAAACTTTGCACCTTGCCCATGTGTTTTCGTTTATTGTCAGTCAATCCTCAGGCTTCATGACGCGATTGACGGTTTTTCGTCTTTACCGTT
It encodes the following:
- the aroA gene encoding 3-phosphoshikimate 1-carboxyvinyltransferase; the protein is MKSEIVIKEPAGTVEVPGSKSLTQRALIVAALAEGESLLCRPLIAEDTRHLMAGLTQLGAQIEPVAYGLKVIGTGGAISNPCREIFLGYNGTALRFLTALVCLGRGSYVLTGEERLRQRPVGPLVSALQSMGVAISCQDNCPPVKVAANGLKGGRITLADIESSQYVSALLLCGPYTAKGIELSLTGNVVSAPYIDLTIAVMNDFGAKIIRTDNRHYMVGTQHIYTGRSYDVEGDASSASYFFLAAALLKKTIRVSGVKRKSAQGDIRLLDILEKLGCRIGSGETWVEVSAPDELAAGDMTFDMGDMPDMVPTLGILAAFRKGRTMIVNVAHLRIKESNRLAAMAAELNRIGIVASELPDGLMIEGGKARPAAIETYNDHRIAMSFAVAGLCTPGIEITDKKCVDKSFPGFWKELAKI
- a CDS encoding shikimate kinase produces the protein MKVILIGYRATGKSTAGALLSKKLRIPFVDTDRLIEDAAGMPIKDIVAQEGWEKFRERETAAVASLGAQKVCVVATGGGVVTASQNRDLLKKMGVLVWLKAPLADIVERLERDAGNEQLRPQLTSENLVAETLAVLKERLPVYESIADITVDTQGQSVVRVADSIYQHLLEAGHVFEINKLKNKQKKKS
- a CDS encoding amino acid transporter; translated protein: MDTFDSVHEKSLKHRLWHKLVGEPRNVNEPSLFHKLSLIPILAWIGLGADGLSSSAYGPEEAFRTLGSHTYIALLLGIAMAFTVFIIAYAYSRIIEHFPQGGGGYIVSTKTISKSAGVVSGSALIIDYMLTITVSLVACGDAIFSFLPIAYQKYKLIFVVFLILMLVIMNLRGVKESVIALAPIFIVFILTHILLIVFGIAHHADQFGLVLSQFNSSFKQDIGTIGFIGILAIFLRAFSLGGGTYTGIEAVSNGIQIMREPRVQTGRRTMLYMAVSLAFTATGLLICYALLQVKPVEGRTLNAILADEVFRNWPLSSWIVLVTIFSEGALLLVAAQAGFVDGPRVMANMATDFWLPHRFAMLSERLTMQNGIVLMGIASVILLFYTNGSISALIVMYSINVFLTFSLSEFGMIRFFLRDREKDRNWKRHIIIHVIGFILCMIILCVILYEKFGEGGWITLVITSILITSCYLINKHYLNVRGEARKLENILQKIHPGKKYNNEPLNPKEPTAIILVSGFNGFGLHTFFSINRKFPHFYKNFIFVSIAEVDQAAFKGSAEMEQLRIAVENGLKKYVELVRSFGMPAEYRMDAGTDVVETATQVCQSLAKEFPKSMVFTGKLIFHQEHFYQRALHNETAYAIQRRLQWDGIESVIMPIRV
- a CDS encoding chorismate synthase, with amino-acid sequence MAGNTSGCVFRVTTWGESHGAALGAVIDGCPAGMDLAEDDIQQALDRRRPSSGAASTSRSEQDKVEILSGVFEGKTTGTPIALLIRNTDARSSNYHDLKDVFRPGHGDFTYFKKYGIRDWRGGGRASGRETAARVAAGAVARKLIAAAGMEVIAFTRSIGGIEIDPAAVAQNRDLKAKVLQSALYCPDPLAAASMEEKLAAVRKEGDTLGGVVEIIVRGCPAGLGEPVFDKMDADLAAALMSIGTVKAVEIGEGCAAAFKKGSEINDPMDAEGFAKNSAGGILAGITTGQDIVVRVYCKPIPSIALPQQTRDMEGRERSIEIQGRHDICVVPRIVPVCEAMVSLVLADHWLRQKAQTR
- a CDS encoding prephenate dehydrogenase/arogenate dehydrogenase family protein, which translates into the protein MKKITVGIIGGTNGMGRWLADLLAGEGCTVHVTGRKTVMTAKDAANVCDVVVVSVPIAATAGVIAEVGPLLKKSQLLMDLTSLKKEPVALMLAHSDACVVGCHPLFGPSISSAAGHNIVLSRGRGDAWYDWIKNIFTKTGYTILERTPAEHDRMMSVVQALNHLNTIALGLAIAETGIPMAEISQFATPVFKAKMDIVKKVFTESPELYADIIARNPDRDNVLKTCEQVVRDIRSTLKAGDGAELKIAMEAAAKKLF
- a CDS encoding prephenate dehydratase, which produces MKPSLDELRDAMRKKDRDIIRLLNERSQISVQIGKVKGQTGLEVYNPAQEARVMNYLQDLNCGPLSDRQVTSIFREIISASRDLQKPMNIAFLGPTASFSHLAARLHFGMSSRFWPQPGISRVFDEVEKGAVEWGVVPVENSLEGSVNVTLDRLILTPLKIQAEMYLRISQCLISSAKSLKGIKNVYSHPQGLAQCQAWLRANLPNAVSGEMESTAAAAQMVRGKKTAAAIGSALAASTYGLNMLAEGIEDNPSNTTRFLVIGHGEGTPTGDDKTSIIFATPDFPGSLHSALASFAKRKINLAKIESHPVKERLWEYLFFVDMIGHIRDKEVKACLKELKDKTIYLKILGSYPRAKDGL